In the genome of Patescibacteria group bacterium, one region contains:
- the tsaD gene encoding tRNA (adenosine(37)-N6)-threonylcarbamoyltransferase complex transferase subunit TsaD translates to MNILSIETSCDDTCVAIIEAKGQRRPRFNILSNIVSSQVEIHKKWGGVYPTLAKREHQKNLPLVLEKALKKAKNPKIDLITVTVGPGLEPCLWVGVNFAKALANFWNLPIVPVNHIEAHIFANFIKEQKTKNKEQLFPAICLVVSGGHTQLILMKDFGKYKILGETRDDAAGECFDKVAKILGLEYPGGPAIAIEASRTNRGPSSVSLPRPMIKQKNYDFSFSGLKTAVLYNFKTQPQRIRKSKKYIREMCKETQQAIIDVLVKKTIKAAKDYKAESIILGGGVSANKELRKQFQRRIQKEKLSFRFQVPSFKFCTDNAVMIGIAGYFNWLKGKGKPWKKIKADANLKIC, encoded by the coding sequence ATGAATATTTTATCAATAGAGACATCCTGCGATGATACTTGCGTAGCAATTATAGAAGCAAAAGGACAAAGACGTCCTCGTTTTAATATTTTATCAAATATTGTTTCTTCGCAAGTAGAAATTCATAAAAAATGGGGAGGAGTATACCCTACTCTAGCCAAAAGAGAACACCAAAAGAATCTGCCTCTTGTGTTGGAAAAAGCATTAAAGAAAGCAAAAAACCCTAAAATTGATTTAATCACAGTAACCGTTGGGCCTGGCTTGGAGCCTTGTTTGTGGGTAGGAGTAAACTTTGCCAAAGCCCTGGCGAATTTCTGGAATTTGCCGATTGTACCAGTTAACCATATTGAAGCGCACATCTTTGCCAACTTCATCAAAGAACAAAAAACAAAGAACAAAGAACAGTTATTTCCGGCGATTTGTTTAGTGGTAAGCGGGGGGCATACGCAATTGATATTAATGAAAGATTTTGGGAAATACAAAATTCTTGGAGAAACAAGGGATGACGCGGCAGGAGAATGTTTTGACAAAGTAGCTAAGATTTTAGGCCTTGAATATCCCGGAGGACCAGCTATCGCCATTGAAGCGAGCAGAACGAACAGAGGCCCGTCCTCTGTCAGTTTGCCGAGGCCGATGATAAAGCAGAAAAATTATGATTTTAGTTTCTCTGGCCTGAAAACTGCTGTTTTGTATAATTTTAAAACCCAGCCCCAAAGGATAAGAAAAAGTAAGAAATATATTCGGGAAATGTGTAAAGAAACTCAACAAGCAATTATTGATGTCCTGGTTAAAAAAACCATCAAAGCAGCAAAAGATTATAAAGCGGAAAGCATAATTTTAGGGGGCGGCGTTTCAGCCAATAAAGAACTCCGTAAGCAATTCCAACGAAGAATTCAAAAAGAAAAATTAAGTTTCAGGTTTCAGGTTCCAAGTTTTAAGTTCTGTACTGACAATGCAGTAATGATAGGAATAGCAGGATATTTCAATTGGCTCAAAGGAAAGGGCAAACCCTGGAAGAAAATTAAAGCTGATGCTAATTTAAAAATATGTTAA